The region GATGCGGCCGTCGTCGTAGCTGCGTGTACCAACCGACACGCTTCGCGACCGTCGTCATGACGCGCGACGGGGCGGAGCTGACGCGCTGGGAGCTCTGCCGCGTGGCACCGATCGATCTCTCGCTCGTGGACGAGGTCGCGCGCCTGCGCCTGCACGCGCTCGCGCTCGGATGCGACCTGCGGCTCCGCGACGTCTGCGACGACCTGCGTGAGCTCATCACGCTCGCAGGCCTCGCGGACGTCCTGACCGACGCGGAGCGCTGACGACCGGCCGCTACAGGGTCGGCGGCAGACCGAACGCCGCGAAGAGCGACGGGTCGTCGACGAAGTTGTGCAACGCGGTGATGCGCTCGCCGGTCGTCTCGACGAGGACGATCGACCAGGGCGTGTGCCCACCCTTGCCGTCGGAGCGGTACTGGCCGAACGCGGCGCAACCGTTGGCGACGATCGGGACGAGCTTCGACCCGGCGCAGCCGCTGCCCGGGCCGAGCAGCCAGCGGCCGATCTCGTCCGCACCCTGCAGCCAGAGCACGTACGGCGGCATCGACTGGACGGCGTCCTCGTGCAGCAGCGTGACAAGTCGCTCGACGTCGTAGCGCTCGAAGGCGTCGACGTAACGCGCCAGCAGCTCTCGCTGCTGGACGTCGACGAGGTCGGACGGCGACGTCTCGGCGTCGTGGTTCGCGAGGGTGGCGCGGGCGCGCTGGAGCGCGCTGTTGACGGACGCGACGCTCGTGTCGAGCAGCTCCGCGACCTCGCTCGCCTGCCAGCGCAACACCTCGCGCAGGATCAGCACCGCGCGCTGGCGGGCCGGCAGATGCTGCAGCGCGGCGACGAACGCGAGGCGGATCGTCTCGCGCTGTGCCATGACCTCGGCAGGATCGTCGTCGAGGTCCAGCACGCGGTCGTCCGCGATCGGGCCGACCCAGGAGTGCTCGGGAAGCCGCGCGCCGTCGAACGCGTCCGTCGTCGACGCGGGGCCGATCTCCATCGGCCGGGCGCGGCGCTGGCGGCCGCGCAGCATGTCGAGACACACGTTCGTCGCGATCCGGTACAGCCACGACCGGACCGTGGACCGGCCCTCGAAGCCGTCGATGGCGCGCCACGCGCGCACCAGCGTCTCCTGGACGGCGTCGTCGGCCTCGAACCCCGAGCCGAGCATCCGGTAGCAGTAGCCGGTCAGCTCCCGGCGGTACGGCTCGAGATCGTCGAAGCCGATCTCGCGGGTGGCGGCGTCGGAGCGAGCGGGCATGACCGTCGAGTCTACGAGGAGTCCCATCGTCGGATACGACGGCCCCGCGGTCGCGAACTCATCGCGCCGCTTCAGGGTGACGTGTGAGTCGTGTGCGCCGCGGTGTGCACGGCCCACGACGAACCGCGCGATGCCGGTGCCGGCAGTCGGCGCGAGCCGATCAGCCGGTGGCGCGTGCCCGCGTGCGCCGCCGGATCTCGTACGCGCAGTGCGGCGCGCCGGCCACCATGTGCTTGACGCGCTCGACCTCCGCTTCCGGCAGCACGGCGCGGATGAAGTCGATCTCGCTCGTGCACGCCTGCCCGTACCGCTGGGCGACGGCCCAGATCGCGCAGTTGTGCTCGATGACCCGATAGAGGTCCGCGCCCGCCTTCTCCCAGGTCGCGAGGTAGCCGTCGGCGTCGAGGATCGCGGTCAGCTCGGCGACCTTCGCAGCGAGCCCGCGCTTCTTCGCGAGGCGGGCGCGGGCGTTCTCGATGCGGTGCTCGCGTCGCCGCTCGAACAGGCCGTCGACCATCGCCGGATCGCGGTCGGAGAGATAGCCGAGGAGCTCGTTGGTGAGCTCGCCGTACGCCTTCGGGAACAGCGCGTCGGCGGCGGGTGTGGTGGCGTACAGCAACGCGCGGCGACCGCGCGCGCCTTCACGGGGTCCGGTGTCGTTCGCGGCGACCAGGCCGTCGCGCACGAGCGCGCTCAGGTGCTGGCGCGCGCCGCTCACTGTCATCCCGAGCTGCTCCGCGACCTGCTCGGCGGTCGCCTCGCCGCGGCGCCGCACGGCGTACAGCACGGCGCGACGCCCGCCGGGCAGCGTCGGAGACGTTCGCGAGGACGGGCTGGTCGTCTTGGGCGTCATCGTCGTGCACGCAGCAGGAGGTGGCTGTCGCCGAACTCGTGCCACAGGTAACCATGTTCGAGCGCGGCGGCATACGCGTCGTCGAGGACGTGCGCCGGCGCGATCGCCTGCAGCATCCAGAGGTGCGACGCCTCGGGCTCGTGCCATCCCGTCAGCAGGCCGTCGATCGACGGGAGCGCGGAGTCGGGCGTGACGACGACGTCGGTCCACCCGTGCCCGGGGTGCACCGTGCCCTGCTCGTCGGTCACGGTCGCGAGCGCGCGCACGACCGTCGTGCCGCCCGCGACGACGCGACCGCCGCGCGCGTGCGCCGCGTTGATCACGTCAGCGGTCGTCCCGGGCACGCGGTAACGCTCGGGATACGGCCGTTCCCCGCCTTCGAGCGACGACACTCCCGTGTGCAGCACCAGCGGCGTGATGAGCACGCCCCGCCGGACGAGGTCGGCGACCAGCCGGTCCGTGAACGGCCGGCTCGCGCTCGGCATCTCCGCGCTCCCGGGCTCGAGCGCGAAGGCGGTCTGGTACGAGCTGATCGGCCAGTCCCGCTCCACGTGCGCGTACCGGATCGCGCGACCGTGACGGCTGACGTACTCCAGCACCGGAGCGCCGATGCGCAGCTCGGCGAGCCACAGCCGCGTCGAGCCGTCGAAGCGAGCGAGCAGGTGGGCGTCGCCTCCCCCAAGGAGCGCGACGTCGACGGCCGCGTCGAGCCGCAACGGGACGGTCGCGCCGGCATCGGGTTGGCGCACCTCGACGAGCCACACACCGCCCGGCATCTCGGTCGACAGGTGTACGACGACCGGATCGCCGCCCGGGAGCCGCGCGTCGAGCGCGGCCGGGATCGTCGCCGACGTGTTCACGACGAGCACGTCACCCGCGTGGAGGTACGACGCGAGGTTCGCGAAGTAGGTGTGCACCGGAGGTGCGTCGCCGTCCGACACCAGGAGGCGCACCGCGTCGCGTGTGATGCCGCGCGCCTCCGGCGGTTCGTGGGCCTCGTGCGCGGGATCGAGCGTGAACCGCAGCGACGCGACCGCGGGGGCGCCGGCGACCGGCGTCATCGGACCGTCTCCAACGACCGCGCGACCGCGCGCGCCTCGTACCGTCCGCTCGGCTGCTCGCCCTCGATGAGCGCGACGATGCCGGGAACGCTGACCTCGGGGAGCGGACGGTCACCGATGTCCTCGCCCGGGAACGCGTCCTGGTGCATCTCGGTGCGCATGTCGCCGGGATCGACGACGAGCACGCGCAGGTCGGGACGTTCGACGGTGAGCACGCGACTCGCGTGCTCGAGCGCCGCCTTCGACGACCCGTACGCACCCCAACCCTCGTACGCCTCGACCGCGGCATCGGACGTGATGTTGACCACGGCGGCCCCGGCGCGGAGCGCGTCACCGAGATCGTGCACGAGCGCGATCGGAGCGACGACGTTCACGTCGTACACGCGCCGCAGCACCGACGCGTCGACGTCGCTCAACGCGGGAAGCGGGCTCTGGCCGAGCGTGCTCGCGTTGTTGACGAGGACGCGCACGTCGCCGAGGTGGGTGGCCGCGTCGACGAGCGCGGCACGGTGGCCGGGATCGGTGACGTCACCCGCGACGCCGACGACCGCGGTGCGCGTCGCGAGCTGCCCGACTACGGCGTCGAGCCGGTCGGAACGGCGGGCGTCGACGACGAGCGCCCACCCCCGATCGGCGAGCGCGTCTGCCAGCGCGAGGCCGAGGCCCTGGGAGCCACCGGTGATCACCGCGACCGGTCGGGTGCGATCGGAGCCTGCCATGTCGCCCTCCTTGCCTTCTGCCCGCCTTGCCTTGGTCCCGTCTTCGCCGGGTGGAGCAAAGAACAAGGTACTACTTGTTCTTATGCCCGGCGTGCGGCGGCGAGCGGCCGGGAACTGTGGGAGGCTCCCCGCTCGCAGCCGTCGAGGCAGGGGGTGCGAGGTGGCGCTGCGCGTCGTCGGGGCCGGTCTGGGTCGGACGGGGACGAACTCGCTGAAGTTCGCGCTCGAGCGGCTCCTCGGCGAGCCCTGCTACCACATGATCGAGGTGTTCGGCCGCCCCGAGGACATCGAGGTGTGGCACGGCGCGGCCGACGGCGTACCGCCGGACTGGGACGCGTTCCCGTCGGGGTACGGCGCGACGGTCGACTGGCCCGCCGCGTCGTTCTGGTCGGAGCTCGCAACCGCGAACCCTGACGCGATCGTGCTGCTGTCGACGCGCGACGCCGACGGCTGGTGGCGCAGCGCGGACAACACGATCTTCGAGGTGATGCGCCGGCCCGTCCCGCCCGATCCGGTCGCGGCCGCCCAGCTCGCCATGATCGACGCGGTGTTCCGCGCACGGTTCACGCCCGAGTGGGACGACGAGGACGCGGCGAAGCGCGCGTACACCGCCCACAACGAGCGCGTGCGCGAGGCGGTCCCGCCGGACCGCCTGATGGAATGGCAGCCCGGCGACGGGTGGGAACCGATCTGCGACGCGTTGCACGTGCCCGTTCCCGACGAGCCGTTCCCGCACGTGAACACGACCGAGGACTTCCGCACGATGCTCGGCCTCGGCGCCTGAGATCACGTCGTCGGACGAGGGCCCGGGCGGGCCGGTTGATCCGGGGATGATCTTGCGGAGGTCGGCTCACGACGTTCCGAGTGACGCCGATCGAGGGGCCATGAGCCGCCCGACGACTCCTCCCCGACCGGCGACGCCGCCCGACCTCGCGGTCCTCGTCGCCGAGCGCATCATCGCCCTGTCCCGCTGACCGACGGGACGCGCGCCGCGCCCGCCGGCGCGCGCGTACCGGCGAGCGGCGAGCCGACGACGTCCGCGGGCACCGGCCGGCGGAGCAGGCCGAGGATCGTGGGCGGGAGGTCGAGCACCGACGCCTCACCGTGGTCGCCAGGCGCGACGCCAGGACCCGCGATCCACGCGAACCCGCCGTCGGCGTGCGTGCCCGTCCGGTGCAGCGGGAAAGGCCCAACGATCCCGACGTCGGGGTGCTCGAACGCGTCGATCGGCTCCGACCAGCGCACCACGAGATCCGCGTAGCGATCGACGGCGGGGTCGTACGGACCTCCGTCGACACGCTCGACGTCGAGCACGGCCGCGTGACCCGTGCGCGGATTGCGGATCGCGGCGAGCATCGTCTCGACCTCCGCGCACGCGCGCCCGAACTCGTCGCGGGCGACGACGCCGTGCCGGTCGCGGCCGGCGAGATTGACGCGCACGTAGCCGTCGCCGAACGTGGGCAGCGCGAACGCGCGCATGTGCTCCCAGTAGGGCTGGTAGTGGCCGATGAACAGCATCTCGCGCGTCGATTCGCGCGGCAGGACGCCGCCGGTCTCGTCATGCCACTCGCGCGGTATCGGAAGCCCCAGGACACCGTGCGGGACGTGCTTCACCCGCGAGAGCAGGGTTCGCGCCGGTGCGCCGACGCGTGCCGCGTGGTACAGCGGATGACGCTTCACCGCCGCGCCGAAGCCGGCTCGGGGCCGGTCCACGAGGTACTCGTCCATCGTCAGCCGCCAGGGACGAGCGCGTCGCGGCACGACGACCGGGTAGCCGGCGCGCCTCCACGACTCGTGGTCCGGATCCCGCAGCAGGCCACGCCCGAACGCCAGCCGGTGCATCAACTCGGGCAACAGCACGATCGATGCGAGATCGCCGTGACCGGCACGCATACCGTCGAGCGAGAACACGACGACGTGCGCGTCGTGGGCGTGCGCGACCAGCTCGCCGATCGCGCGATCGATCGCCCGATAGACGCGCGTCAGCTGGCGGGCCGCGTGCGCGCCGCGCTCGTGCGCGAGCGGGTGCGCGTCGTCGACACCGTGCCAGGCGAACTCCGACAGCGAGTGCGTCTCGGACATCACGGTGACGAACAACTCGGACGGGAACCGCTCCTGGAGGTGCAGCGCGATGCGCGCGCGTCGTCGCGCGCCCTCCACGAGCGCGCCCGTCAGCCGCTCGACGCGCCGCTCGTCGTGCCAGCCGCAGCCGTAGTCGTTGCCGAACGCGGGGTGGACGCCGAAGCGGGCGTCCACCTCGTCGAGCAGCCCCGGGGGGTTCGCGG is a window of Acidimicrobiia bacterium DNA encoding:
- a CDS encoding sigma-70 family RNA polymerase sigma factor, with amino-acid sequence MPARSDAATREIGFDDLEPYRRELTGYCYRMLGSGFEADDAVQETLVRAWRAIDGFEGRSTVRSWLYRIATNVCLDMLRGRQRRARPMEIGPASTTDAFDGARLPEHSWVGPIADDRVLDLDDDPAEVMAQRETIRLAFVAALQHLPARQRAVLILREVLRWQASEVAELLDTSVASVNSALQRARATLANHDAETSPSDLVDVQQRELLARYVDAFERYDVERLVTLLHEDAVQSMPPYVLWLQGADEIGRWLLGPGSGCAGSKLVPIVANGCAAFGQYRSDGKGGHTPWSIVLVETTGERITALHNFVDDPSLFAAFGLPPTL
- a CDS encoding helix-turn-helix domain-containing protein; protein product: MLYAVRRRGEATAEQVAEQLGMTVSGARQHLSALVRDGLVAANDTGPREGARGRRALLYATTPAADALFPKAYGELTNELLGYLSDRDPAMVDGLFERRREHRIENARARLAKKRGLAAKVAELTAILDADGYLATWEKAGADLYRVIEHNCAIWAVAQRYGQACTSEIDFIRAVLPEAEVERVKHMVAGAPHCAYEIRRRTRARATG
- a CDS encoding SDR family oxidoreductase; its protein translation is MAGSDRTRPVAVITGGSQGLGLALADALADRGWALVVDARRSDRLDAVVGQLATRTAVVGVAGDVTDPGHRAALVDAATHLGDVRVLVNNASTLGQSPLPALSDVDASVLRRVYDVNVVAPIALVHDLGDALRAGAAVVNITSDAAVEAYEGWGAYGSSKAALEHASRVLTVERPDLRVLVVDPGDMRTEMHQDAFPGEDIGDRPLPEVSVPGIVALIEGEQPSGRYEARAVARSLETVR
- a CDS encoding S-adenosylmethionine:tRNA ribosyltransferase-isomerase, encoding MTPVAGAPAVASLRFTLDPAHEAHEPPEARGITRDAVRLLVSDGDAPPVHTYFANLASYLHAGDVLVVNTSATIPAALDARLPGGDPVVVHLSTEMPGGVWLVEVRQPDAGATVPLRLDAAVDVALLGGGDAHLLARFDGSTRLWLAELRIGAPVLEYVSRHGRAIRYAHVERDWPISSYQTAFALEPGSAEMPSASRPFTDRLVADLVRRGVLITPLVLHTGVSSLEGGERPYPERYRVPGTTADVINAAHARGGRVVAGGTTVVRALATVTDEQGTVHPGHGWTDVVVTPDSALPSIDGLLTGWHEPEASHLWMLQAIAPAHVLDDAYAAALEHGYLWHEFGDSHLLLRARR
- a CDS encoding sulfotransferase, with the translated sequence MALRVVGAGLGRTGTNSLKFALERLLGEPCYHMIEVFGRPEDIEVWHGAADGVPPDWDAFPSGYGATVDWPAASFWSELATANPDAIVLLSTRDADGWWRSADNTIFEVMRRPVPPDPVAAAQLAMIDAVFRARFTPEWDDEDAAKRAYTAHNERVREAVPPDRLMEWQPGDGWEPICDALHVPVPDEPFPHVNTTEDFRTMLGLGA